One genomic window of Mercenaria mercenaria strain notata chromosome 2, MADL_Memer_1, whole genome shotgun sequence includes the following:
- the LOC123563254 gene encoding uncharacterized protein LOC123563254 isoform X1 translates to MSNSVKLVRIRKSHSFSVKPSRSWTGSVSSIQSDPGNWSLRSQSLKMRPVLDFRMPTLANKGPFLLPIEDIAAKTKSRLQHLESHPPSSLRDVRQALAGEIKAIQKKLTRLERSYYGVGKSLNHEVKKYATPIKILVRMLGYFELPSVKAVEAALKYGSDPKRYKGDPENVQLLKEAYTKVQSFVPAKFTDVTELCEKMLELLEKYCISFYEPDGEIEVETALHYETQIRTWKRVIRETLGKINELMVHFKNRGIHYTMFTSTVATFCQRNECEIVPFLMLFAEACTNIRTVLSIMTQWLKSDENYSVFLQNDVTDLERQKEEQTKVMREAREHYHSAMYKVNQAETEYTKLMHELENLQEKEEANEIEETFLINKCNELEMDMEFKESRRDDLKNKPLDADIESLAITWDNLNEEIRFLKDNLPGVKRQLATVQHRREWMTERRHQLEKMEKEIAQLTKEAKVAEKDKTKREAEYETIEKTLEVSRRLLLHKTSNDSVSKIFYDLPITARNNKAKLPSISNGTDGTLDKACSIVVKHIDQDWIQLYRNLPFFPSRGSETIEKDIASIAVEGARGPKEDISAVALARWRRHHTRARAEDLKQGLRAIKRFEIMKAVDLIIHPPPVIEEPPEYIPPELDPSLIPHYRDIVKLDKLIAAKRIQVHQLSEED, encoded by the exons ATGCGCCCTGTGTTGGACTTCCGAATGCCGACCCTCGCTAATAAAGGACCATTTCTTCTACCAATAGAAGACATTGCTGCCAAAACCAAATCTCGTCTACAACATTTAGAATCACATCCGCCATCTAGTCTCAGGGATGTCAGACAAGCGCTTGCTGGTGAAATTAAAGCGATTCAGAAAAAGCTAACGCGGTTAGAACGCTCTTATTATGGCGTTGGCAAATCGCTTAACCACGAAGTGAAAAAATACGCAACACCAATAAAGATTCTTGTGCGCATGCTTGGGTATTTCGAATTGCCATCGGTTAAAGCAGTTGAAGCAGCTTTAAAATATGGATCTGACCCGAAGAGGTACAAAGGTGATCCAGAAAACGTCCAGCTTCTTAAAGAAGCTTACACAAAAGTCCAATCATTTGTCCCAGCCAAATTTACAGATGTAACAGAGCTTTGTGAAAAAATGCTTGAGCTTCTTGAGAAATACTGCATCAGCTTCTACGAGCCAGATGGTGAAATTGAAGTAGAAACAGCTCTGCATTATGAGACGCAGATACGTACATGGAAACGAGTCATCCGCGAGACTTTAGGGAAAATCAACGAGTTAATGGTACATTTCAAGAACAGGGGAATTcattacacaatgtttacttCTACTGTGGCAACGTTTTGTCAGAGAAATGAGTGTGAAATTGTTCCATTTCTTATGCTGTTTGCAGAAGCCTGTACCAATATCAGAACTGTGTTGTCAATTATGACACAATGGTTGAAGTCTGACGAAAACTATAGCGTCTTTCTACAAAATGACGTCACCGATTTAGAACGCCAGAAGGAAGAGCAAACAAAAGTCATGCGCGAAGCGCGAGAACATTACCATTCTGCAATGTACAAAGTAAATCAAGCAGAAACTGAATATACAAAACTTATGCATGAACTAGAAAACCTTCAAGAAAAGGAAGAAGCTAATGAAATTGAAGAAACATTTCTGATTAACAAGTGTAATGAACTAGAAATGGACATGGAATTCAAAGAAAGTCGTAGAGACGATCTTAAAAACAAACCATTAGATGCTGATATAGAATCATTAGCAATAACATGGGACAATCTGAATGAAGAAATCAGGTTTCTCAAAGACAATCTACCCGGCGTGAAACGCCAACTGGCAACGGTACAGCACAGACGAGAATGGATGACAGAACGAAGGCATCAACTAGAAAAGATGGAAAAAGAGATTGCACAATTAACAAAAGAAGCAAAAGTAGCTGAAAAAGATAAAACCAAACGTGAAGCGGAATACGAGACAATCGAGAAAACTCTGGAAGTATCTAGGAGGTTATTGCTACACAAGACAAGCAACGACTCTGTATCGAAGATATTCTATGATTTACCAATCACTGCCAGAAATAATAAAGCAAAACTGCCAAGCATTTCGAATGGAACAGATG GTACGTTGGATAAAGCATGTTCCATTGTTGTCAAACATATAGACCAAGACTGGATACAGCTTTACCGCAATCTTCCATTCTTTCCTTCACGAGGGTCTGAAACTATCGAGAAAGACATAGCAAGTATTGCTGTAGAAGGTGCACGAGGGCCCAAGGAAGACATTTCTGCTGTGGCGCTCGCTAGGTGGCGCCGTCATCACACTCGCGCACGCGCAGAAGACCTTAAACAAGGTTTGAGAGCTATCAAACGGTTTGAAATAATGAAAGCGGTTGATTTGATTATCCATCCACCTCCAGTTATTGAGGAACCACCGGAATATATTCCGCCGGAACTGGATCCTTCTTTGATTCCTCACTACCGTGATATAGTCAAGCTTGATAAGTTGATAGCAGCAAAAAGAATTCAGGTACACCAATTATCAGAGGAAGACTAG
- the LOC123563254 gene encoding uncharacterized protein LOC123563254 isoform X2 has product MSVRNKIWIRPRRMGMRMRPVLDFRMPTLANKGPFLLPIEDIAAKTKSRLQHLESHPPSSLRDVRQALAGEIKAIQKKLTRLERSYYGVGKSLNHEVKKYATPIKILVRMLGYFELPSVKAVEAALKYGSDPKRYKGDPENVQLLKEAYTKVQSFVPAKFTDVTELCEKMLELLEKYCISFYEPDGEIEVETALHYETQIRTWKRVIRETLGKINELMVHFKNRGIHYTMFTSTVATFCQRNECEIVPFLMLFAEACTNIRTVLSIMTQWLKSDENYSVFLQNDVTDLERQKEEQTKVMREAREHYHSAMYKVNQAETEYTKLMHELENLQEKEEANEIEETFLINKCNELEMDMEFKESRRDDLKNKPLDADIESLAITWDNLNEEIRFLKDNLPGVKRQLATVQHRREWMTERRHQLEKMEKEIAQLTKEAKVAEKDKTKREAEYETIEKTLEVSRRLLLHKTSNDSVSKIFYDLPITARNNKAKLPSISNGTDGTLDKACSIVVKHIDQDWIQLYRNLPFFPSRGSETIEKDIASIAVEGARGPKEDISAVALARWRRHHTRARAEDLKQGLRAIKRFEIMKAVDLIIHPPPVIEEPPEYIPPELDPSLIPHYRDIVKLDKLIAAKRIQVHQLSEED; this is encoded by the exons ATGCGCCCTGTGTTGGACTTCCGAATGCCGACCCTCGCTAATAAAGGACCATTTCTTCTACCAATAGAAGACATTGCTGCCAAAACCAAATCTCGTCTACAACATTTAGAATCACATCCGCCATCTAGTCTCAGGGATGTCAGACAAGCGCTTGCTGGTGAAATTAAAGCGATTCAGAAAAAGCTAACGCGGTTAGAACGCTCTTATTATGGCGTTGGCAAATCGCTTAACCACGAAGTGAAAAAATACGCAACACCAATAAAGATTCTTGTGCGCATGCTTGGGTATTTCGAATTGCCATCGGTTAAAGCAGTTGAAGCAGCTTTAAAATATGGATCTGACCCGAAGAGGTACAAAGGTGATCCAGAAAACGTCCAGCTTCTTAAAGAAGCTTACACAAAAGTCCAATCATTTGTCCCAGCCAAATTTACAGATGTAACAGAGCTTTGTGAAAAAATGCTTGAGCTTCTTGAGAAATACTGCATCAGCTTCTACGAGCCAGATGGTGAAATTGAAGTAGAAACAGCTCTGCATTATGAGACGCAGATACGTACATGGAAACGAGTCATCCGCGAGACTTTAGGGAAAATCAACGAGTTAATGGTACATTTCAAGAACAGGGGAATTcattacacaatgtttacttCTACTGTGGCAACGTTTTGTCAGAGAAATGAGTGTGAAATTGTTCCATTTCTTATGCTGTTTGCAGAAGCCTGTACCAATATCAGAACTGTGTTGTCAATTATGACACAATGGTTGAAGTCTGACGAAAACTATAGCGTCTTTCTACAAAATGACGTCACCGATTTAGAACGCCAGAAGGAAGAGCAAACAAAAGTCATGCGCGAAGCGCGAGAACATTACCATTCTGCAATGTACAAAGTAAATCAAGCAGAAACTGAATATACAAAACTTATGCATGAACTAGAAAACCTTCAAGAAAAGGAAGAAGCTAATGAAATTGAAGAAACATTTCTGATTAACAAGTGTAATGAACTAGAAATGGACATGGAATTCAAAGAAAGTCGTAGAGACGATCTTAAAAACAAACCATTAGATGCTGATATAGAATCATTAGCAATAACATGGGACAATCTGAATGAAGAAATCAGGTTTCTCAAAGACAATCTACCCGGCGTGAAACGCCAACTGGCAACGGTACAGCACAGACGAGAATGGATGACAGAACGAAGGCATCAACTAGAAAAGATGGAAAAAGAGATTGCACAATTAACAAAAGAAGCAAAAGTAGCTGAAAAAGATAAAACCAAACGTGAAGCGGAATACGAGACAATCGAGAAAACTCTGGAAGTATCTAGGAGGTTATTGCTACACAAGACAAGCAACGACTCTGTATCGAAGATATTCTATGATTTACCAATCACTGCCAGAAATAATAAAGCAAAACTGCCAAGCATTTCGAATGGAACAGATG GTACGTTGGATAAAGCATGTTCCATTGTTGTCAAACATATAGACCAAGACTGGATACAGCTTTACCGCAATCTTCCATTCTTTCCTTCACGAGGGTCTGAAACTATCGAGAAAGACATAGCAAGTATTGCTGTAGAAGGTGCACGAGGGCCCAAGGAAGACATTTCTGCTGTGGCGCTCGCTAGGTGGCGCCGTCATCACACTCGCGCACGCGCAGAAGACCTTAAACAAGGTTTGAGAGCTATCAAACGGTTTGAAATAATGAAAGCGGTTGATTTGATTATCCATCCACCTCCAGTTATTGAGGAACCACCGGAATATATTCCGCCGGAACTGGATCCTTCTTTGATTCCTCACTACCGTGATATAGTCAAGCTTGATAAGTTGATAGCAGCAAAAAGAATTCAGGTACACCAATTATCAGAGGAAGACTAG
- the LOC123543789 gene encoding uncharacterized protein LOC123543789 has product MAGFERLCKESPDGSMASGYSPGMNVASSHNQKDSNCNLDSDTLLCDPCKFDETKEQAVGFCSVCLEYLCNSCIKEHKKAKMTRGHRVILQEIQTNAAAFKEIRKLIICPFHADMNIVYRCDDHDVLACISCKAETHRKCENVYEIGKSNGSDTVLKDVLDSLREIEEASRNVQKAKKENIDHLYQEQSKILYETKTYCEEIINTVKEHEVKIENETKEKIELAVSEVKKDLDESTRLAEEGENSKNMVEAVLKYMANDTAVIIAHQLNSKAQQVRSNIDKLSKNHLSVHLVKDQNVSDFPKLGTLFIKHHKKPDAEEKQVLPQEYHVIENSSDAVLDSRETSPFTDACKIKTATVKNERTKVKSSLERRVTYQNQYCVESNDSKFCSVLGSVIFPDGQLLIIDIDNSKLKLLSEQFVLQSTLRLPGKPVRVCAIDSDSVAVSFESVKRINRYRIFSSEIIYEGGFKTDLYNFGIAYNGVNIVALMSNRHYGTENNAYEDIIEIQVMDVTNGSVLETISNLRKVNNMKYVLRDIQALHVNERNELIVAEANGVTCFAISKGKRQTIATAKTWYTCHGVIEKNSIENITSDKDSVYVCVRNGTILQMAIEDYRINRVIISNIGSSARTVSVDNERDCIVVGCFNDDYIHVFSFK; this is encoded by the coding sequence atggcTGGTTTTGAACGGTTATGTAAAGAGAGCCCTGATGGTTCTATGGCATCTGGATATAGCCCTGGAATGAATGTTGCTAGTTCTCACAATCAAAAGGATTCAAACTGTAATTTAGATTCAGATACATTATTATGTGATCCTTGCAAGTTTGATGAAACCAAAGAACAAGCTGTCGGATTTTGTTCAGTTTGTTTAGAATATTTATGCAACAGTTGcataaaagaacataaaaaagcgAAAATGACAAGAGGACATAGAGTAATACTTCAGGAAATTCAGACAAATGCTGCTGCATTCAAGGAAATAAGAAAACTTATAATATGTCCGTTTCATGCAGATATGAATATTGTATATCGTTGCGACGATCATGATGTGCTTGCATGTATTTCATGTAAGGCTGAAACACATAGAAAATGCGAAAATGTGTATGAAATCGGAAAGTCAAACGGCTCTGACACTGTACTGAAAGATGTGTTAGACTCATTGCGTGAAATCGAGGAAGCATCAAGAAACGTACAGAAAGCTAAGAAAGAAAATATAGATCATTTATATCAAGAGCAAAGCAAAATCTTGTATGAGACTAAAACGTATTGCGAGGAGATTATTAACACAGTAAAAGAACATGAAGTAAAAATTGAGAACGAAACAAAGGAGAAAATAGAGCTAGCAGTATCTGAAGTTAAAAAAGATTTAGACGAATCAACCCGTTTGGCAGAAGAGGGAGAAAACAGTAAAAACATGGTAGAGGcagttttgaaatatatggctaaCGACACGGCGGTTATTATTGCCCACCAACTTAACAGCAAAGCACAACAGGTAAGGAGCAATATCGACAAACTTTCAAAAAATCATTTAAGTGTGCACTtagtaaaagatcaaaatgttaGTGATTTTCCCAAACTTGGAACTTTATTCATAAAACACCATAAAAAACCGGATGCTGAAGAGAAGCAAGTCCTCCCACAAGAATATCATGTTATCGAAAACTCAAGCGACGCAGTACTTGATTCCAGAGAAACATCACCATTTACTGATGCATGTAAAATTAAAACTGCAACAGTAAAAAATGAGCGCACAAAAGTTAAGTCGTCATTAGAAAGAAGAGTTACATACCAAAATCAATACTGTGTGGAAAGCAATGATAGCAAATTTTGCTCAGTATTAGGATCTGTCATTTTCCCGGACGGTCAGCTATTGATAATTGATATCGATAATTCGAAACTGAAACTGCTATCTGAACAATTTGTACTTCAAAGTACGTTAAGGTTGCCAGGAAAACCAGTTAGAGTATGTGCAATTGATAGTGACTCAGTTGCAGTAAGTTTTGAAAGTGTCAAAAGAATAAACCGCTACAGAATATTTTCTAGCGAAATTATATATGAAGGTGGTTTTAAAACCGATCTTTACAACTTTGGAATAGCATATAATGGTGTCAATATTGTCGCCCTTATGTCAAACAGACACTATGGAACGGAAAATAACGCATATGAAGACATAATTGAAATTCAAGTGATGGATGTCACAAATGGATCGGTATTAGAAACCATAAGTAATCTAAGAAAagtgaataatatgaaatatgttttaagagaTATACAAGCATTGCATGTTAATGAAAGAAATGAGCTGATAGTGGCTGAAGCGAACGGAGTAACGTGCTTTGCTATTAGCAAGGGAAAAAGGCAAACAATTGCCACAGCAAAGACCTGGTATACGTGTCATGGAGTAATAGAGAAAAACAGTATAGAAAACATTACCTCTGACAAAGACAGTGTTTATGTATGTGTACGAAATGGAACCATACTTCAAATGGCAATAGAAGATTACAGAATTAACAGAGTTATAATATCAAATATAGGTTCATCAGCAAGGACAGTGTCTGTCGATAATGAAAGAGACTGTATTGTAGTTGGATGTTTCAATGATGATTACatacatgttttttctttcaaatag